A section of the Zymoseptoria tritici IPO323 chromosome 9, whole genome shotgun sequence genome encodes:
- a CDS encoding fungal transcriptional regulatory protein (Fungal transcriptional regulatory protein) translates to SSKPKRVRTGCLTCRERHLKCDEAMPHCNNCKKSNRTCKRGVRLNFIDTWESKPPTYVTAWGTHDWNVEFQDESREIASEYQGGEERYRHLDRDKRRTVYPPPIDSATSFEFPHHQQQPQAPPMGQILPPVQALIPDQYAEQNVHQQSMFEPQPVMKQEMNSYQPQQPPHSAPPQQVQYAESNVSSLHARGGSVASFSNMDTDLPDPESAKKEVLDSQEETFFMQVFVEEVGLWMDSMDPQKHFSRLLPFHSLSEPMLLNAFLACGARHLTLINSAYTEEKALHYYDTATRYLLKNLQNPNRDTVICATTAVILNVYEIMSERALQRMNHIAGARALIKECGWDARAQGIGSACFWLNVGLEVLSCLHFNWQVAWNPDDWGVDMDFSREIHNGREEVWTHRMLFIIAKVCNFRATAPRTPAGNTQDEQIRMQQRHEEWSRLKGMCDAWNEGVPRTMHPMAYLHPFQTNSKSAFPEVWLIKRATIVARLFYHTAMLLMAQTHPYYDVTHPEMATMQTTHSRTICGIVAHVKDRGVASVAIRSLHHAAECLTDRKEQEEVLQVFEKINKETGWRIGFVFKGLKEKWGWVEEPSPSQLPQTQMAQPQQQLQPRLSSMAPPISAPQPTATPPKKGGFPVGIPNPLYAKADFNLPQHPYQNFYVAPSHSGQ, encoded by the exons TCGTCCAAGCCGAAGCGGGTGAGAACAGGATGTCTGACATGTCGAGAGAGGCATTTGAAGTGCGACGAGGCCATGCCGCATTGCAATAATTGCAAGAAGAGCAATCGCACTTGCAAGAGAGGCGTGCGTCTGAACTTCATTGATACATGGGAGTCAAAACCACCGACATACGTGACGGCATGGGGCACGCACGATTGGAATGTGGAGTTCCAAGACGAGTCGAGGGAGATTGCCAGCGAGTAtcagggtggtgaggagagGTATCGACATCTGGATCGAGACAAGAGGCGGACCGTCTACCCTCCTCCGATCGACTCGGCGACCTCGTTTGAGTTTCCTcaccatcaacaacaaccgCAAGCTCCGCCGATGGGTCAAATTCTACCGCCTGTGCAAGCTCTCATTCCGGATCAGTATGCCGAGCAGAATGTCCACCAGCAGAGCATGTTCGAGCCGCAGCCAGTAATGAAGCAGGAGATGAATTCTTACCAGCCGCAACAACCGCCGCATTCAGCACCGCCGCAGCAAGTGCAGTATGCGGAGTCGAATGTCAGCAGCCTTCATGCCCGGGGAGGCTCGGTCGCATCTTTCAGTAATATGGATACGGATCTACCAGACCCGGAGTCAGCCAAGAAAGAAGTCCTGGACAGCCAAGAGGAGACGTTCTTCATGCAGGTTTTCGTGGAGGAAGTCGGTCTTTGGATGGACAGCATGGATCCTCAGAAACATTTCTCCCGGCTACTGCCATTCCACTCGCTCTCCGAACCGATGCTGCTGAATGCTTTCCTTGCATGCGGCGCACGGCATCTTACTCTGATCAACTCAGCCTACACCGAGGAGAAGGCTTTGCACTACTACGACACTGCGACGAGATATCTGTTGAAGAATTTACAGAATCCCAACCGAGATACAGTCATCTGTGCGACTACGGCCGTCATCCTCAACGTCTACGAGATCATGAGCGAACGAGCACTCCAACGCATGAACCACATCGCCGGTGCACGAGCACTCATCAAAGAATGTGGCTGGGACGCTCGAGCACAAGGCATCGGCTCCGCATGTTTCTGGCTGAACGTTGGTCTGGAAGTGCTCTCATGTCTACACTTCAACTGGCAAGTAGCATGGAACCCGGACGACTGGGGTGTGGACATGGACTTCTCCCGAGAGATCCACAACGGTCGAGAGGAAGTCTGGACACATCGCATGTTGTTCATCATTGCGAAGGTGTGCAACTTTCGTGCGACGGCTCCACGGACGCCTGCTGGTAACACCCAGGATGAGCAGATTCGCATGCAGCAGAGGCATGAGGAGTGGTCGAGGTTGAAGGGCATGTGTGATGCGTGGAACGAGGGTGTGCCAAGGACGATGCATCCTATGGCGTATCTGCATCCGTTTCAGACGAATTCGAAGAGTGCTTTTCCGGAGGTTTGGCTGATCAAGCGGGCGACTATTGTTGCGAGGCTCTTCTACCACACT GCCATGCTCCTCATGGCTCAAACGCACCCATACTACGACGTCACCCACCCCGAAATGGCCACCATGCAAACCACACACAGCCGGACGATATGTGGCATCGTCGCACACGTCAAGGATCGAGGAGTCGCATCCGTCGCCATCCGAAGTCTTCACCACGCCGCCGAATGTCTCACCGACCGCAAAGAACAGGAAGAAGTCCTTCAAGTCTTCGAGAAAATCAATAAAGAGACCGGTTGGCGGATTGGGTTTGTCTTCAAAGGCCTGAAGGAGAAGTGGGGTTGGGTGGAGGAGCCGAGTCCATCTCAACTGCCACAAACTCAGATGGCCCAGCCGCAACAACAACTCCAGCCCCGTCTGAGC TCCATGGCGCCTCCGATCTCCGCACCTCAACCCACCGCCACACCGCCAAAGAAGGGAGGTTTTCCCGTGGGCATTCCGAATCCACTGTATGCGAAAGCGGACTTTAATCTTCCGCAGCATCCGTATCAGAATTTCTATGTGGCGCCGAGTCATAGTGGGCAG
- the MgFIG4 gene encoding Polyphosphoinositide phosphatase, factor-induced gene 4 (In Saccharomyces, this gene expresses a protein required for efficient mating, member of a family of eukaryotic proteins that contain a domain homologous to Sac1p) gives MDQGPIDAGPSTDGDYDPTGSDYDTERRRSEPKNVGKRLATAANASDARSASLGGLLRTARPEPARSSSRTQNDDNNSVEDGLVQSASHPSSILDPPTYPGVGATASEVAGEVRSEDDDAHLKEDPNEVQQLHDQDARPHRMYKFTLYETNVRYWITGADITDQNFRLLRIDRNSAPGQIALFEDETVYDRRQMHDVLNAIDQGNKPNGGLRMKFSFWGLLGFIRFTEAYYMLIITKRKQVAMIGGHYVYQVEGTELVPLTTGASSSFMRDRNAEEARFLGILNNLDLTKSFYFSYAYDITSSLQRNIIRARQALNDGLKVAANDYNAMFVWNHHLLKPAVQALKHPFDWCLPIIHGFLDQAALDIFGRTVYVTIIGRRSRHFAGARFLKRGVNDMGYVANDVETEQIVAEKLSTSFHAPGPRLFANPNYTSYLHHRGSIPLYWTQDNSGVTPKPGIDINLSDPFYQPAAQHFDNLFERYGCPVYVLNLIKSREKVPRESKLLHEFQGCINYLNQSLPEDKKILYKAYDMSRAAKTRNSDVIGGLEVIAKDILERTGLFHNGEEGLQEPQVQNGIARTNCIDCLDRTNAAQFVIGKHAFAQQLKILGVITKSELAYDTDAVNLFTAMFHDHGDNIAMQYGGSHLVNTMATYRKLSHWQSSSRDMVESFKRYYHNSFLDSQRQEAYNLFLGNYIWAQGAPMLWDLATDYYLHHSDPRAWLQRNRRNYIHWFTPEHLQPRSLPLRLTSSADHPSPEPIAALDDYWRECYRPTTLSSLAKVYSYRMTSTQRYLPERPYGDNKYDFSPFVRRNDPHKHSTSQSSNHLNEAEDEKKPIRKGKHSILRDSRHSHHASISSLSASNPPTNTTNSTTLNNNNSMTNSTFKPADKSIMHLWTLNQFHTQSLNPHVSESEAAEYAHYISHPLHLPLVISNSSEIAPDGGNKNRDLVEYIRKSTDEEDDGVDDEDLRDYEAFLAPRTDALTVTEEDGAKKRYKAYRQWLMRGKSLFKQSKVDPEFSAGV, from the exons ATGGACCAGGGACCAATCGATGCCGGGCCAAGTACGGATGGAGACTACGACccgacaggctcagactATGACACTGAAAGACGAAGATCTGAGCCCAAGAATGTCGGGAAGAGATTGGCCACTGCCGCCAACGCCTCTGATGCCCGCAGTGCCTCCCTCGGTGGTCTCCTCAGAACAGCTAGACCGGAGCCGGCCAGATCATCGTCTCGCACTCAAAATGACGATAACAACAGCGTCGAAGACGGTCTTGTCCAATCTGCAAGTCATCCCTCCTCAATCCTGGACCCACCGACCTACCCCGGAGTCGGCGCCACCGCCTCAGAAGTCGCCGGTGAAGTCCgctccgaggacgacgacgccCACCTAAAAGAAGACCCCAACGAAGTCCAACAACTCCACGACCAAGACGCCCGCCCGCATCGCATGTATAAGTTCACGCTCTACGAGACGAACGTCCGATACTGGATCACAGGAGCCGACATCACCGACCAGAATTTCCGCCTCTTGCGAATCGACCGTAATAGTGCTCCGGGACAGATCGCGCTGTTCGAGGACGAGACGGTGTATGATCGGAGACAGATGCACGATGTCCTCAATGCGATTGATCAGGGGAATAAGCCGAATGGAGGGTTGCGGATGAAGTTTAGCTTTTGGGGACTGCTTGGGTTTATCAGGTTTACCGAGGCGTATTATATGCTTATTATtacgaagaggaagcaggTGGCTATGATTGGAGGGCATTATGTTTATCAGGTTGAAGGGACGGAGTTGGTGCCGCTTACGACTGGTGCGAGCAGCTCGTTCATGCGCGATCGGAATGCGGAGGAGGCAAGGTTTCTGGGGATCTTGAATAATCTGGATCTGACGAAGAGCTTCTACTTCAGTTATGCTTACGACATCACGAGCTCGCTGCAGAGGAACATCATTCGAGCACGGCAGGCGTTGAACGATGGGCTGAAAGTTGCGGCGAACGACTACAATGCCATGTTCGTCTGGAATCACCATCTGCTGAAACCGGCAGTGCAAGCCTTGAAGCATCCTTTCGACTGGTGTTTGCCGATTATACATGGATTTCTGGACCAAGCGGCGCTGGACATTTTCGGGCGAACGGTGTATGTCACAATTATTGGACGACGGTCACGCCATTTCGCCGGTGCTCGATTCTTGAAGCGTGGTGTGAACGACATGGGATATGTGGCCAACGATGTCGAGACTGAGCAGATTGTTGCAGAGAAGTTGAGCACTTCTTTCCATGCTCCAGGTCCGAGACTGTTCGCCAATCCGAACTATACATCGTATCTGCATCACAGAGGCAGCATACCGCTGTACTGGACGCAAGACAATAGCGGTGTGACACCAAAGCCAGGTATTGACATCAACTTGAGCGATCCGTTCTATCAGCCCGCGGCGCAGCATTTCGACAATCTCTTTGAGCGGTATGGGTGCCCGGTGTATGTCCTCAATCTGATCAAGTCGAGAGAGAAAGTGCCAAGAGAGTCGAAGTTGCTGCATGAATTCCAAGGCTGCATCAATTATCTCAATCAAAGCTTGCCTGAGGACAAGAAGATCTTGTACAAGGCGTACGATATGTCGAgggcggcgaagacgaggaacaGCGATGTTATTGGCGGGCTGGAAGTGATTGCAAAGGACATCTTGGAGAGGACCGGACTGTTTCAcaatggcgaagaaggattGCAGGAGCCGCAAGTGCAGAATGGTATCGCCAGGACGAATTGTATCGACTGTCTGGATAGGACAAACGCTGCGCAATTCGTCATCGGAAAGCACGCATTTGCTCAGCAGCTGAAGATTCTGGGTGTCATCACCAAGTCGGAATTGGCGTACGATACTGACGCAGTCAACCTCTTTACGGCAATGTTCCACGACCATGGTGATAACATCGCCATGCAATACGGAGGATCGCACCTGGTCAATACCATGGCTACCTACCGCAAACTCAGTCACTGGCAGAGTTCCTCTCGAGACATGGTGGAGAGCTTCAAGCGGTACTACCACAATTCTTTTCTCGATTCACAGCGACAAGAGGCATACAACCTCTTCCTTGGCAACTACATCTGGGCCCAGGGAGCGCCTATGCTTTGGGATCTGGCTACGGACTACTACCTACACCATAGCGATCCTCGAGCCTGGCTGCAACGAAATCGGCGGAATTACATACATTGGTTCACGCCGGAGCATCTGCAACCGCGGAGCTTGCCTCTTCGGCTGACCAGTTCTGCAGATCATCCTTCTCCGGAACCTATTGCTGCTCTTGATGATTATTGGCGAGAGTGCTATCGTCCGACAACCCTCTCTTCTCTGGCAAAAGTCTACTCCTACCGCATGACCTCCACACAGCGCTACCTCCCGGAACGACCATACGGCGACAATAAATACGACTTCTCGCCCTTTGTTCGGCGAAACGACCCCCACAAACACAGCACCTCCCAATCCTCAAACCACCTcaacgaagccgaagacgaaAAGAAACCAATCCGCAAAGGC AAACACAGCATTCTGAGAGACAGCCGCCACTCCCACCATGCCTCCATatcctcgctctccgccTCAAACCCtcccaccaacaccaccaattccaccaccctcaacaacaacaacagcatgACAAACTCCACCTTCAAACCCGCCGACAAATCCATCATGCACCTCTGGACCCTCAACCAATTCCACACGCAATCCCTCAACCCGCACGTCTCCGAATCCGAAGCCGCCGAATACGCACATTACATCTCCCATCCCCTCCACCTGCCCCTCGTCATCTCCAATTCTTCCGAAATCGCGCCCGACGGAGGAAACAAAAACAGAGACTTAGTCGAGTATATCCGTAAGTCGACC gacgaggaggatgatggggTAGACGATGAGGATCTGAGGGATTACGAGGCGTTTCTGGCGCCGAGGACGGATGCACTGACGGTTACGGAGGAGGAcggggcgaagaagaggtataAGGCGTATCGGCAGTGGTTGATGAGGGGCAAGAGTTTGTTCAAGCAGAGTAAAGTTGATCCGGAGTTTAGTGCTGGGGTGTGA
- a CDS encoding histidine kinase (Histidine kinase) → MTGEYCVATAIGQRKQSTERPASNGTAIVNGHETSEKNDTSQSLDWTRHPITSPSAWIESIRTMDWSSTAIGPMSSWCPTLRQYMLHIMSNPEPRLLIWGESMTFIYNEACVEFFGEKHPHVQGKSVQEAWSEIWEPISPMIKAAYAGQTVKLAASLQFIERHGYTEETYWDFAMVPIVGPDGRGIGLIDEITETTSMITADRRRRFLNELSEKMQTAATLPAVWTAVLECIESASPDLPFAMLYTVADDLGDDADGTTSDYAASVESQQPSRLKKCVLAGTVGVSDDNAEAVKTFTLHDAEHPSSIAGRCYEACKGGKAIHLSSSEGTLPESLRGPIPGRSFDDGIRTAIVCPLGSAMSSDIVGVLVLGLNPRSPFNSEYKIFLHVAVEMIEKAAALISLPEEQRRAQKLADDITTALTQQLRLSNIQAEKNEAKFSRMADSAPIGMFMFGPDGKTIYTNKAYKDLLGVDNGEETAITSQKQFNSWGDLLHADDLDLFLTAWARVTDEKVPITFEYRLKRPWSSIDKSTGQNTSGETWLHATAFPEIAPDGSVTTVQGWLTDISHRKFSENLLSQKLEDALENKRQTENFIDMTSHEMRNPLSAILQSADSILSTLSATGMPILNEDLVLPAEIAEEIIDAAQVIVLCAQHQKRIVDDILTLSKLDASLLVISPDKVQVPALIKKALKMYEAEIERADIDAQLQIEPTYEDLKVDWVVLDPSRLLQVVINLLTNSIKFTQYSSTRKIKICIGASRQRPSGQHHGISFVPPRFNRPCKTPAAEWGHGEDIYLQVAVYDTGRGLNDDEMKVLFGRFQQASPKTYQQYGGSGLGLFISRELCELQCGQIGVSSKDGQTVFTFYVRAKRWLNDDHLTQAPANAFASASASPIAYSLTTFKPLSRQPSYTKTPLQLVTEQTPDQVDAATMTSPTATPTSASTKPPQLHVLIVEDNTINARVMSKQLRRAGCIVHIANHGGECLDFLDRSSFCAPTPPSTPTSPNVPPTPLSIILLDLEMPTMDGLTCIRHIRERQANGRLVGHVPVIAVTANARSEQIHFAIEAGMDQVVTKPFRIPELVPRMEGLVGEILAGLKMNGG, encoded by the exons ATGACGGGTGAATACTGTGTTGCGACAGCAATCGGGCAGAGGAAGCAGAGCACGGAGCGCCCTGCGTCTAATGGTACGGCTATTGTGAATGGACATGAGACAAGCGAAAAGAACGATACTTCTCAATCCCTGGACTGGACTCGCCATCCCATAACCAGTCCGTCTGCATGGATCGAGTCCATTCGTACCATGGACTGGTCATCCACCGCAATTGGACCCATGTCGTCCTGGTGTCCGACTCTGCGTCAGTACATGCTCCACATCATGTCCAATCCTGAACCACGACTCCTGATCTGGGGTGAAAGCATGACCTTCATCTACAACGAGGCCTGTGTGGAGTTCTTCGGCGAGAAGCATCCTCATGTACAAGGGAAGAGTGTCCAAGAAGCGTGGAGCGAGATCTGGGAGCCAATATCGCCTATGATCAAGGCTGCGTACGCAGGACAAACAGTCAAGCTGGCAGCATCGTTGCAATTTATCGAACGGCACGGGTACACGGAAGAGACGTACTGGGACTTCGCCATGGTTCCGATTGTTGGGCCGGATGGTCGCGGTATTGGCTTGATTGATGAGATTACAGAGACCACGTCGATGATTACGGCTGATCGGAGACGACGATTTCTCAATGAGTTGAGCGAAAAGATGCAGACTGCAGCCACCCTCCCCGCCGTCTGGACGGCTGTATTGGAATGCATAGAGTCCGCCAGTCCGGATTTACCCTTTGCCATGCTCTATACCGTTGCTGACGACTTGGGCGATGATGCTGATGGAACGACGTCTGATTACGCTGCCTCAGTGGAGTCGCAACAGCCATCACGGCTAAAGAAGTGTGTCCTTGCGGGTACTGTCGGTGTCTCGGACGACAATGCGGAGGCCGTGAAAACATTCACACTTCACGACGCCGAGCACCCCTCAAGTATTGCAGGACGTTGTTATGAAGCTTGCAAAGGTGGCAAAGCGATCCATCTCTCCTCCAGCGAAGGGACACTTCCAGAATCTCTTCGTGGCCCGATTCCTGGTCGAAGTTTTGACGACGGAATACGAACAGCGATCGTTTGTCCTCTCGGCTCAGCCATGAGCTCTGACATTGTGGGAGTACTGGTCTTAGGATTGAATCCTCGGTCGCCCTTCAATTCGGAATACAAGATTTTCCTTCACGTTGCGGTTGAGATGATCGAAAAGGCTGCGGCATTGATCTCTCTACCCGAAGAGCAACGACGAGCGCAGAAGCTGGCAGACGATATCACCACTGCCCTCACTCAGCAGCTCCGCTTGTCGAACATCCAGGCTGAGAAGAACGAAGCCAAGTTCTCGCGCATGGCCGACTCCGCACCCATCGGCATGTTCATGTTCGGACCAGACGGCAAAACCATATATACCAACAAAGCGTACAAGGACTTACTAGGAGTGGACAATGGAGAAGAGACAGCGATAACATCGCAGAAGCAGTTCAACTCGTGGGGTGATCTCCTTCACGCCGATGACTTGGACCTCTTCCTCACTGCGTGGGCGAGGGTCACCGACGAGAAAGTTCCGATCACCTTCGAGTACCGGCTGAAGAGGCCGTGGTCATCGATTGATAAGTCCACGGGTCAGAACACTTCGGGTGAAACGTGGTTACATGCTACGGCTTTTCCGGAGATTGCGCCGGATGGCTCGGTGACGACTGTACAAGGTTGGCTCACGGATATTTCGCATCGCAAGTTCTCAGAAAATCTGCTTTCGCAGAAACTTGAGGATGCTCTGGAGAATAAGCGGCAGACGGAGAACTTCATTGATATGACGTCTCACGAAATGCGGAATCCGCTCTCGGCAATTCTTCAGAGCGCAGACTCTATCCTGTCCACCCTATCCGCGACTGGGATGCCGATATTGAACGAAGACCTGGTGCTGCCTGCCGAAATCGCCGAGGAGATCATCGACGCCGCTCAAGTCATCGTTCTGTGCGCGCAACACCAAAAGCGCATCGTAGATGACATCTTGACACTTTCGAAGCTTGATGCGAGTTTGCTGGTGATCTCTCCGGACAAAGTCCAGGTTCCGGCGCTGATCAAGAAGGCTCTCAAGATGTACGAGGCCGAGATCGAACGTGCTGATATCGATGCTCAGCTTCAGATCGAGCCGACTTACGAAGATCTAAAGGTTGACTGGGTCGTGCTTGATCCGTCTCGATTACTTCAGGTCGTCATCAATCTGCTGACCAACTCGATCAAGTTCACCCAGTACTCCTCCACACGGAAGATCAAAATTTGCATAGGTGCTTCGCGCCAACGGCCCTCCGGCCAGCATCACGGCATATCTTTCGTACCACCACGCTTCAATCGTCCGTGTAAGACGCCCGCAGCGGAATGGGGACACGGCGAAGACATCTACCTTCAAGTCGCTGTCTACGACACTGGTCGCGGGCTCAATGATGATGAGATGAAAGTCCTCTTCGGACGCTTCCAACAGGCGAGTCCGAAGACATACCAGCAGTACGGCGGTTCCGGACTCGGACTTTTCATCTCCCGAGAGCTGTGTGAGCTGCAATGCGGACAGATCGGGGTGTCCAGCAAAGACGGCCAAACAGTCTTCACCTTCTACGTCCGAGCCAAGCGCTGGCTGAACGACGACCACCTCACGCAAGCTCCCGCGAACGCCTTCGCCAGCGCTTCAGCCTCTCCAATTGCCTACAGCC TCACGACCTTCAAGCCTCTCTCCCGACAGCCGTCATACACCAAGACCCCACTCCAACTCGTCACCGAACAGACTCCCGATCAGGTCGATGCAGCGACAATGACCTCCCCCACCGCCACCCCCACCTCAGCTTCGACCAAACCACCTCAACTCCACGTCCTCATAGTAGAAGACAACACCATCAACGCCCGCGTCATGTCCAAACAACTCCGCCGCGCAGGCTGCATCGTACACATCGCCAACCATGGCGGCGAATgtctcgacttcctcgaccGATCGTCCTTCTGCGCTCCAACTCCGCCTTCCACGCCTACATCTCCGAACGTTCCTCCTACTCCCTTATCAATCATCCTTCTCGATCTCGAAATGCCGACTATGGATGGACTGACCTGTATACGCCATATCCGCGAGAGACAAGCGAACGGACGGCTAGTGGGCCATGTTCCGGTCATTGCGGTCACGGCGAATGCTAGGAGCGAACAGATTCATTTTGCAATTGAGGCGGGGATGGATCAGGTTGTTACGAAGCCGTTTAGGATTCCGGAGCTGGTGCCTAGAATGGAGGGGTTGGTGGGGGAGATTTTGGCGGGGTTGAAGATGAATGGAGGGTGA